Proteins encoded by one window of Actinocorallia herbida:
- a CDS encoding ABC transporter ATP-binding protein, protein MTTDALDIRGLSAGYRGMPAIRDIDLRVAAGSILALLGPNGAGKSTTLRAATGLLPALAGTVTAVGTPITGSVERATRAGLCLIPDNRGVFHRLTVAENLRLAKAKGGYGPALDRFPRLRPLLNRRCGLLSGGEQQLLAIAKTLLLRPKVLLIDELSMGLSPVAVQQILPELRRLADEDGTAIVLVEQHIDQALSVADEAVVLHHGRVALTGAAADLREDRDQIQRAYFGDKER, encoded by the coding sequence GTGACGACCGACGCACTGGACATCCGCGGCCTCAGCGCCGGCTACCGCGGGATGCCCGCCATCCGCGACATCGACCTGCGGGTCGCGGCCGGCTCGATCCTGGCGCTGCTCGGCCCCAACGGCGCGGGCAAGAGCACCACGCTGCGCGCGGCCACCGGCCTGCTCCCGGCGCTCGCCGGGACGGTGACCGCCGTCGGCACCCCCATCACCGGGAGCGTCGAGCGCGCCACCCGGGCGGGGCTCTGCCTGATCCCGGACAACCGGGGCGTCTTCCACCGCCTCACCGTCGCCGAGAACCTCCGGCTGGCCAAGGCCAAGGGCGGATACGGCCCGGCGCTCGACCGGTTCCCGCGCCTGCGGCCGCTGCTGAACCGGCGCTGCGGCCTGCTGTCGGGAGGCGAGCAACAGCTCCTCGCGATCGCCAAGACCCTGCTGCTGCGGCCGAAGGTCCTGCTCATCGACGAGCTGAGCATGGGCCTGTCCCCGGTCGCGGTGCAGCAGATCCTGCCCGAGCTGCGGCGGCTCGCCGACGAGGACGGCACGGCGATCGTGCTCGTGGAGCAGCACATCGACCAGGCGCTCAGCGTGGCGGACGAGGCCGTCGTGCTCCATCACGGCCGGGTGGCGCTCACCGGCGCCGCGGCCGATCTCCGGGAGGACCGGGATCAGATCCAGCGGGCTTACTTCGGCGACAAGGAACGTTAG
- a CDS encoding ABC transporter substrate-binding protein: MKPTTHKGSALSRVLLSAGMGLLLTAAAACGGADQPSDEPTLTGEPIKVGLFNPDKGAVAVPAVKSGMDAAVSYIAKELKGVKGRPIVVESCSVDGTPESTIGCANKFVQEGVVAAFDGFNLSSSAGIGILEAAKIPLVGQIPFDQTTGSTASGRVFLGSPQASFLVGALQGFKAEGKTSATLTLVDTPSSHKTVETQLIPLAKAIGIKATGLYFSPTNPNFSALAATIASTKPDVAGLIASPNASICTQLIKNLRSVGYSGSVFVAACTAFIKSDPADAPGATLYSSVWLPGTEKYAPKAAVDNLKVATEYVSKTSGPPDFYAYAQFATVVDFARALAAAPSLDNLTGATVLSTLQGLKDFDTFLGPKITCGKATTPNCTTQMLLFTVQDDLTLKPVTGDWITPLPAIMANIPGAS, translated from the coding sequence ATGAAACCGACCACGCACAAGGGCTCGGCCCTGTCGCGAGTTCTGCTGAGCGCCGGGATGGGCCTCCTGCTCACGGCCGCCGCCGCCTGCGGCGGCGCCGACCAGCCCTCCGACGAGCCGACCCTGACGGGCGAGCCGATCAAGGTCGGCCTGTTCAACCCGGACAAGGGCGCGGTGGCGGTCCCCGCGGTGAAGTCCGGCATGGACGCGGCCGTGAGCTACATCGCCAAGGAGCTGAAGGGCGTCAAGGGGCGTCCGATCGTGGTCGAGTCCTGCTCGGTCGACGGCACTCCTGAGTCCACCATCGGCTGCGCCAACAAGTTCGTCCAGGAAGGCGTCGTCGCGGCCTTCGACGGCTTCAACCTCAGCTCCAGCGCCGGCATCGGCATCCTCGAAGCGGCCAAGATCCCGCTGGTCGGCCAGATCCCGTTCGACCAGACCACCGGGAGCACCGCGTCCGGACGCGTCTTCCTCGGCTCGCCGCAGGCGTCGTTCCTCGTCGGCGCCCTGCAGGGGTTCAAGGCCGAGGGCAAGACGTCGGCGACGCTGACGCTGGTGGACACCCCCTCGTCCCACAAGACCGTCGAGACCCAGCTGATCCCGCTGGCCAAGGCCATCGGGATCAAGGCGACCGGCCTGTACTTCTCGCCCACGAACCCGAACTTCAGCGCCCTGGCGGCCACCATCGCCTCCACCAAGCCCGACGTCGCGGGCCTGATCGCCTCGCCGAACGCCTCGATCTGCACCCAGCTGATCAAGAACCTGCGGTCGGTCGGCTACTCGGGCTCCGTCTTCGTCGCCGCGTGCACGGCCTTCATCAAGTCGGACCCGGCGGACGCGCCCGGAGCGACCCTGTACTCGTCCGTGTGGCTGCCCGGTACGGAGAAGTACGCGCCCAAGGCGGCGGTCGACAACCTCAAGGTCGCGACCGAGTACGTGTCGAAGACCAGCGGTCCGCCGGACTTCTACGCCTACGCCCAGTTCGCCACCGTCGTGGACTTCGCCCGCGCCCTGGCCGCCGCGCCCTCGCTCGACAACCTGACGGGCGCGACCGTGCTGTCCACGCTCCAGGGCCTGAAGGACTTCGACACCTTCCTCGGACCCAAGATCACCTGCGGCAAGGCCACCACGCCGAACTGCACCACGCAGATGCTCCTGTTCACCGTGCAGGACGACCTGACGCTCAAGCCCGTCACCGGCGACTGGATCACCCCGCTCCCGGCGATCATGGCGAACATCCCCGGCGCAAGCTGA
- a CDS encoding ABC transporter ATP-binding protein: MPDDLSPLFRTRDISVRYGGVRANDQVHIEVRPAEIVGLIGPNGAGKTTFVDAVTGFAPCTGTIELDGVRLDSAPAHRRRRLGLARTWQSGELFTDLTLAENLAVSVDPTGLRGVLADLGRRRHRADAEIRQALSLVGLAAMADRRPDELSLGQQKLAGVARALVGATRVLLLDEPAAGLDTEESAEFGRELRRIADSGPGVLLIDHDMTLVMEVCDRVYVMDFGKIIASGTPNDVSGDDQVIAAYLGSPVTP, encoded by the coding sequence ATGCCCGATGACCTGAGCCCGCTGTTCCGCACCAGGGACATCTCCGTGCGGTACGGAGGCGTCCGGGCCAACGACCAGGTGCACATCGAGGTCCGCCCCGCCGAGATCGTCGGCCTGATCGGGCCCAACGGCGCGGGGAAGACCACCTTCGTCGACGCCGTCACCGGCTTCGCGCCCTGCACCGGCACGATCGAGCTCGACGGCGTCCGGCTCGACTCGGCGCCCGCGCATCGGCGCCGCCGCCTCGGACTCGCCCGGACCTGGCAGTCCGGGGAGCTGTTCACCGACCTGACCTTGGCGGAGAACCTCGCCGTCTCGGTCGACCCGACCGGCCTGCGCGGCGTGCTCGCCGACCTCGGACGGCGCCGGCACCGGGCCGACGCGGAGATCCGGCAGGCCCTGAGCCTGGTGGGCCTGGCGGCGATGGCCGACCGCAGGCCCGACGAGCTGTCCCTGGGGCAGCAGAAGCTCGCCGGCGTGGCACGGGCCCTGGTCGGCGCCACCCGCGTGCTGCTGCTGGACGAGCCCGCCGCGGGTCTGGACACCGAGGAGAGCGCCGAGTTCGGGCGCGAACTGCGCCGGATCGCCGACTCCGGCCCGGGAGTGCTCCTGATCGACCACGACATGACGCTGGTCATGGAGGTCTGCGACCGGGTCTACGTCATGGACTTCGGAAAGATCATCGCCTCCGGCACACCGAACGACGTCAGCGGCGACGACCAGGTGATCGCCGCCTACCTGGGAAGCCCGGTGACCCCGTGA
- a CDS encoding ABC transporter permease, producing the protein MNDLLQFAVIGFSTGAVYAVLGVSLVSLYVATGVINFAQGSVALWAVWQVAGLRTNGVLVLPVGSVQLGSGPMDVWPAVLIGAAGGLLWSLLAHLLVFRPLRRAPELGQVVASVGVMLFIQALVPLRFDTETLGADPSSLIPLPALTSEVVTFGGTTIAVSNLILAAAAIAVALALAGYFRFTRMGIATRAGAEDEQALRLMGYSPDRLAAFMWGATGFASGLIVILAAPAIGGLDPTSYMLYVVPALAVALVGRLTSIGVACGAGLALGSVQQILLFLTAKSWWPSWAQAGIGDAIPFVIVVVALFLLGRGIPERGARDTGAQQPVRVPRFKPLGIAALIAATALAIVLTTGQWRFSLVMSIILTLIAASVVLLTGYLGQISLTTMAFAGAAGFALSKLTTNLHLPFPLAMPLAALTATALGIVVGVPALRIRGAQLAVATIAAALAIQSFVFNNPALTPYTGNLIAEPSLFGFSLAVRQGTDLITLQFSFMVLVVVAALLIAVARLLSGATGRAFLAVRSNERAAAAAGVNVPAVKLLGFALASFLAGIGGCLIGYSHGQLSSASFTVLVGLAVLATTYVGDITRLSGAVLAGVAGPLGLLYLVFTQTIDLGHYYTLVVAAAMLLRVVVFAPHRSAVPEWLLIRRARRSPAQPPAAAHATESADAR; encoded by the coding sequence ATGAACGATCTTCTGCAATTCGCCGTCATCGGCTTCTCCACCGGAGCCGTCTACGCGGTGCTCGGCGTGTCCCTCGTCAGCCTCTACGTCGCCACCGGCGTCATCAACTTCGCCCAGGGGTCGGTGGCGCTGTGGGCGGTGTGGCAGGTCGCCGGGCTGCGCACGAACGGCGTGCTCGTCCTGCCGGTCGGCAGCGTCCAGCTGGGCTCAGGCCCGATGGACGTGTGGCCGGCGGTGCTCATCGGCGCGGCCGGCGGGCTCCTGTGGAGCCTGCTGGCCCACCTCCTGGTGTTCCGTCCGCTGCGCCGGGCCCCCGAGCTCGGCCAGGTCGTCGCGTCGGTCGGCGTGATGCTGTTCATCCAGGCCCTGGTCCCGCTGCGGTTCGACACCGAGACCCTCGGCGCGGATCCGAGCAGCCTCATCCCGCTCCCGGCGCTCACGTCGGAGGTCGTCACCTTCGGCGGGACCACGATCGCGGTGAGCAACCTGATCCTCGCCGCGGCCGCGATCGCGGTGGCGCTCGCCCTGGCCGGCTACTTCCGGTTCACCAGGATGGGCATCGCCACCAGGGCGGGCGCCGAGGACGAGCAGGCGCTGCGCCTGATGGGCTACTCGCCCGACAGGCTCGCCGCGTTCATGTGGGGGGCGACGGGCTTCGCGTCCGGGCTGATCGTGATCCTGGCGGCGCCGGCCATCGGCGGCCTGGACCCGACCAGCTACATGCTCTACGTCGTCCCGGCCCTCGCCGTCGCGCTCGTGGGCCGGCTGACGTCGATCGGCGTCGCCTGCGGCGCCGGTCTGGCCCTCGGCTCGGTCCAGCAGATCCTGCTGTTCCTGACGGCCAAGAGCTGGTGGCCGTCGTGGGCGCAGGCCGGCATCGGTGACGCGATCCCGTTCGTCATCGTCGTGGTGGCGCTGTTCCTGCTCGGCCGCGGCATTCCCGAACGGGGCGCCCGCGACACCGGGGCGCAGCAGCCGGTGCGGGTGCCGCGGTTCAAGCCGCTCGGGATCGCGGCGCTCATCGCCGCGACGGCGCTCGCCATCGTGCTCACCACCGGCCAGTGGCGCTTCAGCCTGGTGATGTCGATCATCCTGACGCTGATCGCGGCGTCGGTGGTGCTGCTGACCGGCTATCTGGGCCAGATCTCGCTGACCACGATGGCCTTCGCCGGCGCGGCCGGGTTCGCGCTCTCGAAGCTGACGACGAACCTGCACCTGCCCTTCCCGTTGGCGATGCCGCTGGCGGCGCTGACCGCGACGGCCCTCGGGATCGTGGTCGGCGTGCCGGCGCTGCGCATCAGAGGCGCGCAGCTCGCGGTCGCGACCATCGCGGCGGCGCTCGCGATCCAGAGCTTCGTCTTCAACAATCCGGCCCTGACGCCCTACACGGGCAACCTGATCGCCGAACCGTCCCTGTTCGGGTTCTCGCTGGCCGTGCGGCAGGGCACCGACCTCATCACGCTGCAGTTCTCCTTCATGGTCCTCGTGGTCGTGGCGGCGCTGCTGATCGCCGTGGCGCGGCTGCTGTCCGGGGCCACCGGGCGGGCGTTCCTGGCCGTGCGGTCCAACGAGCGGGCCGCGGCGGCGGCGGGCGTGAACGTCCCGGCGGTCAAACTGCTCGGCTTCGCGCTGGCGTCGTTCCTGGCGGGGATCGGCGGCTGCCTGATCGGCTACAGCCACGGCCAGCTCTCGTCCGCCTCGTTCACCGTCCTCGTCGGCCTGGCCGTCCTGGCGACCACCTACGTCGGCGACATCACCCGCCTGTCCGGCGCGGTCCTCGCGGGCGTCGCCGGACCGCTGGGGCTGCTGTACCTGGTGTTCACCCAGACGATCGACCTGGGCCACTACTACACGCTCGTCGTGGCGGCCGCGATGCTGCTGCGCGTGGTCGTCTTCGCGCCCCACCGCAGCGCCGTCCCCGAATGGCTGCTCATCCGCCGTGCCCGGCGGTCCCCCGCGCAGCCGCCGGCCGCCGCCCACGCAACGGAGTCCGCCGATGCCCGATGA